CCAAGCGAACGTCCAAATGCCACATAAGATGCATTTTTGCCATTTTTTAGGTTTTTATGAGTAGTACTACTCCAAAAATTTGGGTAATCAATTTTATCCGACTCACCGACGATTGAACTGACTAAAAAAAGAGGATTTATAGCAGCGCTATTTGTTGTCTCAGGAGAGCGTGAATAATCAACGATAGATTGTAATTCTTTTACATCAGGTAATCGCCAATCACTTCGACCGGCTTGGGTTAGGTTTTCACAATAAGAAAGTGCTAAGAGCCAGTTTACACCCATCCCACTGTCACCTTTTTGCCACACTAATCCTGTTGCTTTATCGGTAATCGTGCCATCTTTGTTGTCGATATAAAGATTTATTCCATAATCGATATTTCCTCTAACCGCCATCACGTAAAACGTTTTCTCTCCACCTTTAGGGCTTTTTAAACCATACCCTTTGATTCGCCCGTCAATGAAGTTAACGCCAAATACGGTTTCATCGCCCTTCATCGTTGTCGTAACATATTTTGTACTACTAACATACTGCGAATCAATTAGTCTCTCGCCAGACGCCGTATCTCCAGAATCGAAGCCGAATACCTTATCGTCAATAAAAGGTACTATATCGATATTTCCAGCATTGTTTAATCCACTAGGATCTTGCCCATCAAACATGATTAAAGAATATAGCTCCTTTATAGTAGGCAAACGCCAATCTTCATAACCACCTTGATTTAGATTTAAACTATATTGAAGAGCTTCCTCGTATGTGAGTTTATCGTGGACATCTATTTTACCATCTTTATTAATATCAATGCTTTGAGTCCACGTCAGGCGCGTCACGTTATCTGTGACTGTACCATTTCGATTATCTGTATAGCTGGGTATATAGCCTCGATATTGCGAGTCTTGCCCGAATGTTTTTCCGTCTTTATTAGGGCAAAGTTCAAGGGCATTAGAAATACCGAAGCAATCCGTTTGGTTGGTTTCTACGATTGGGTATGAAAGAGACGTCGCGTCAGCGTTAGAGGTTTGATTAGCAAACCCAGGAGCTGAAATCATTAAAATCCCAAACATAGCAACACTTTGGTACCATCCTCGTGATCTCATTTGGTTAAAACGTCTATCGGTCATGAACAGCTCCTCTTTATTTATTACATCACTTTACACTGTAAAATAGGAGAAAATGTGGAGCAATAATGTGTTTTTGAAGACAAACTATTCACACATACCTATGCGATTTGCATTTAGTTATTCCAAAAGAGCTAGGTGCACTAACTGGAGTAAAGGAGAGTCGATGCTATCTATTTAAACAAGATTTGCTTAAATTCGATGTTAGGTAACTCGTCAATAAACTTAAAAAATGACAAGCCAATTAGAGTAATACGTAAATAGGGAATCATATGGTTTGTTGGATAATGTTGGTACAACCTCCGGTCCAACATTACCCCCGATCATTATTCGCTTAGTTGCATAATATTTCTGGCACTATAGCTCAAATTTATATCCCACGCTGTAAATTGACTTAATGTAGTCGCATTCACTATCGACCTCTTGGAGTTTTTTACGTAGGTTTTTAATATGGCTATCTATTGTTCTATCCGTTACGACGCGACCATCGTCATAAATGCGATCCATTAACTGTTCGCGACTATAAATCCGGCCTTCATTTAAGTACAAAAAATGCAACAGTTTGAATTCAGCGGGGGTTAAAACCAATTCTTTACCACGTAGCATTGCTTTCATAGAAGGTGCATCAATCATAAAGTCTTTCTGTTGTGGTTGATCTGTGTTCGAGTTTTCACTTCGCCTTAATACGTTTTTGATTCGCGCAATGACTTCACGTGGGCTATATGGTTTACAAATATAGTCATCTGCACCTAACTCTAAACCTAATAGGCGGTCAATTTCATCTACCTTGGCCGTCGCCATAATGACCGGCACTTGAGAAAATGTCCTTAGTTCTCTAAAAATATCTAATCCGTCACGGACTGGAAGCATTAAATCAAGAACGATTAAGCTTGGTTGGTTTGCTTTCACCCAACTTATCACCTCTCCCCCATTGTTAATCTGATATGAGCGCATACCTGAATGTTCAATATATTCACATAACACGTTGGCTAACGTTGGTTCGTCTTCAACAACTAATATGAACCTGTGATTTACAGTGGTCATTTCTACACCTTTGACTTGGGAAAACTAATTTCTATTTTTAAACCACCCAGTTCAGAGTGGCTAGCGATTATAGTTCCGCCGTGTGCCAGAACTATATTTTTGCATATCGATAACCCTAAACCAGAACCACCACTCGCCCTACTGCGAGATTTATCTACTCGGTAAAGCCTATCAAATAACTTCGGTAGAGAGTCATTTGGAACACTAGGATAGCTATCTTGAAAGATAACACTTAGGAAGTCGGCATTTTGAGAAACCGAAATAGCAATAGCCCCTGGCTTGTCGGTATACCGGATACAATTTTCCATTAAGTTTAA
The DNA window shown above is from Vibrio algarum and carries:
- a CDS encoding response regulator: MTTVNHRFILVVEDEPTLANVLCEYIEHSGMRSYQINNGGEVISWVKANQPSLIVLDLMLPVRDGLDIFRELRTFSQVPVIMATAKVDEIDRLLGLELGADDYICKPYSPREVIARIKNVLRRSENSNTDQPQQKDFMIDAPSMKAMLRGKELVLTPAEFKLLHFLYLNEGRIYSREQLMDRIYDDGRVVTDRTIDSHIKNLRKKLQEVDSECDYIKSIYSVGYKFEL
- a CDS encoding Lcl domain-containing protein, which produces MTDRRFNQMRSRGWYQSVAMFGILMISAPGFANQTSNADATSLSYPIVETNQTDCFGISNALELCPNKDGKTFGQDSQYRGYIPSYTDNRNGTVTDNVTRLTWTQSIDINKDGKIDVHDKLTYEEALQYSLNLNQGGYEDWRLPTIKELYSLIMFDGQDPSGLNNAGNIDIVPFIDDKVFGFDSGDTASGERLIDSQYVSSTKYVTTTMKGDETVFGVNFIDGRIKGYGLKSPKGGEKTFYVMAVRGNIDYGINLYIDNKDGTITDKATGLVWQKGDSGMGVNWLLALSYCENLTQAGRSDWRLPDVKELQSIVDYSRSPETTNSAAINPLFLVSSIVGESDKIDYPNFWSSTTHKNLKNGKNASYVAFGRSLGYMGGQWMDVHGAGSQRSDPKTGDALQYPTGHGPQGDAIRIENYVRCVAGGRAVFTQQPIRLSRKGKTYTLTGHEIRQNKASSGLSDDLPSMGMKAQFSMDRPMNGDPSQGGDPFTMMDTNNDGKLSKQEVKGPLAKDFSRIDRNNDGYISKDEMPELPARR